The genomic window AACAAACCCAAGTGTGTTATGGCTAAGGGGTATTACGTTGAGGGGGACGACACAGATTTTgtagaataaattaagaattttaatcttaagaacaaagtcttactatattttgcccTCAGCGAAAGGACAGAAGGAAATTTGGAAAACACAATAAAACATTAAGTTAAGTTGTGCCCTTcagaaatacaaaagattctttacaagaacttgatatgcTATAGAAATCcgatttaaaacattttttcgcTGAATGCAGCAttaagatatctcttcaaatgaagAAGTTGTCCATACAATGGATTCCGACTTGATTACGATCGTTTAATTTGTATGACATCTAAATGTAATAGTGAactgatatcggcggttcccaCAAATGAGTAAGAAAAGACCAATTATTGGACGACGATGATAACTAAATTATTAAAACCTGTATTTAACTATATATTTGAGTACAAAAAATTAGTTCCATACCTGAAAAAACTTTGCTATACATCCCAATTAAAAATGCCAATAAAACTCGTAGAGCTTGGCTTTGTAGTGGTTGGAAAGAACATCTACTATAGATAGAGTTAGGCCTTTCCAATGGAGGCCATTGTGTATGTCAAGCCATCTTTTTACGGGTTTTCATGTTAACCTTAATCGTGTCGTCtttagcatatgtatatatctttacCCATGTATGTTTTTTATCTGTCTTGATAAGAAGCCTATACTTGTATACATGAGTAAAGAATTAAGCATATAATGCTTTATTGATAAATCTGTTCATGGTTTCTTATCTTGCCATTTATTTATCAATAAAGAATTCTTTGCTTAATTCTTTACTCGTATATATAGGCTACACACCAAGGCAGAAAATGTAAATGGGTTAAGACAAAACAAGAAACCATGAACAGCTACGTTTCGAAGAAACGTAAAAGAAAGTACGATTTGAAGGCATTAATCTAACTGAAGCCAGAATAGGGCAGAGGTAACATGCAAGTATTTTGCTGATTTGGATCTCATACGTATGAACGATgttctgtaaaatatgccgagAATAAGTTTTACTCGAAGGTGAAAAGTTATTCAGTAAAACTTTGAACTTGAgagtttcttaaaaatatatatgccaaTGGTGAGAATATTTATTATAGCATGCTCTATTGATAATTTACTGGAAACAGCCGAGAATATTTCTGTACTCGGCCTAATGGTTTGCTGAAATTTACTGGAAACAGCCGAGAATATTTCCGTGCTTggccttttttaaaatattaacttaaaaatattgacGAAATATTGTCATCGTGACAGTTATTGGTTCATATAcccattatttacatatttttattcaaggtatgtatgtacctaaaaAGATGAGATAATGTATTATGAATAATTACGTATACATATAATTCAGTCTTTCAGACCGAAATCGTTGAAATAACAGAAGATGTCAGTGTACTCATTCCTTCGTTGGAACAACAGAAGACAAAGTGAGCTCCTTCTTCATATTGCTACTAACATAAACCTTCTAACAGCAATTGAGACTATACGTAACGCCAATACTTAGCCATCATTGCTTCATGTTATGTAAGCAGGTAATAACTATACTTACAATAGGTAACTTGGTTAATACTCAGACCcagttatataaaataaatgaaaacgaaaagcgGCTGGGAACACAATTTCTCTAAGCTACCCCTGACCATTCAGATCCTTCAACGGTTGTTTGAAACAATGGATTCTAGAGGAACATCTCCGGTCTTAAAATACCAGTCACGCAAGGTATACTACAAACTTGCTTAGGGTTATTTTTGATGGCATACAGACCAAACAGCTTTTACTTCCAGGAAAAAGGGAACTAAATAATACTGTAAGGGTTATCACAGGGCACCTGCGCGTAAGATCTCATCTCTAGAGAATTGAAAAAGGGAATTTGGCGGAATAAAGAGTATGCGTGTAGGATGATGGATACTATCTTTGACAATGTCCAGCTTTCAGCCGGCTGTGACGAGAATCTTCTACGGCTTTCATTTCCCAAAATTAAGAGACATTAGTAGCTGAGGTGGAAAAAATCAGTATTTTACTAAATCTACTGAGTTGCTTGATAAGGCTTAATTGCGATTGTTTGCGGTCTGCCGCTCTTACAATCAACCAATGTGTCTAACTTATTTTGCAAGATCTTGACTCTTAAGTTAACTACGGAAACGTTTAGAAAGATCAATATTATTGGGTTATATAATATATcgatatatcttcttctttctaTAAGCGCATGATAAAAAAACCGTTTTTTCATCTAACTTGTGAtccaggtacttttttcaatagactttttttgacaaatcacgCGGAAGTCGTGTCAAGATGTCATGTTAGagttgttcagtattgtttggcattgcATCATGGAAGACTAACGCCTAaccaacgtttacaaatcgttcaattttattacgaaaattcacgttctgtacaGAATTTGTTTCGAGCGCTTTGCTgaacttatgatcaacataatcggcctactgagcgtactgtTCGCAACATTGGAACGACTTGCCGCACTTcacgtcgagattttaaattgaaaacatacaaaatgcagcttgtgcaagaactgaagccgctcgacctatccaagcgacatcgcttcgctctagggttcttgaaaagttccaagaagatctgacttTTTCGAGCTAAACTTTTTtgagcgatgaggcccatttctggctcaatgggtatgtgaaCAAGCAAAATGGCAGCAACCAGAAGAATTTCAAGAGCTGCCAATTCATCCAAAAAcaattacggtttggtgtgctttgtgagccggtggaatcatcggtacattcttcaacaaaaattatgccggtgagaatgtaacccTGAATGGAGACTGTTATTACGCTATGATAggcgactatttgatgcctaaaattggagctcgtgatctcggcgacatttggtttcaacaagacgccgTCACTTTTCACACtttgcatcaatcaatagatttattgagagaacgcttcggtgagcaaataattttacgttttggtccACTctattgaccaccaagatcgtttAATATCACAgcgttagactatttcttgtgaggatatgtaaagcctAAATTTTCTGTGGTCaactcgcttcgattcaggccttggagaaaaacatcatggctgtcattcaccagttactagtcgaaatgctcgagaaagttatcgaaaattggactcaacggatggaccatctgagccaacatttgaaagagatattcttcaaaaataaatgccaaagaatgatctttcgaacgataataaacattccacattaaatttgaagtttctgcgtttcctctttaaaaaagtggggGAACCTccaaatggatcaccctttttaAGTTTTATCTTCCAAACTTCTGTCAATTACTCAGCTTTTaagttttgtaaataaaattcgaGGCATGAAGTTATAATAACTGAAATTTTTGCTtgctaaacaagtttttttttgcatgaaaTCAAGCAGCTTTTTTGCGATGAGCATGAAAACGCCGTGACCCATTTAGTAATTGTTTTGCGgtttttagtttattaatttaatttatgtatttatttcatcatttcatttaattatataagtaatggtttatatatgtgtgtgtgtatgtatgtatgtttgtaatggTACTGTATTactaaagcatttcaatataaatacaatattcattattagtaaataataaaatcatgaACAAAATGACGTTATTCTTTGTAGTACTGCgctacctatatatgtatgtatgtatgcaattaattaatgaatttatgtcaatatataaatatatatatctttaaatttaataacaatcgattttattaaacaaagtaATTCATTAGTGCGTTCAAGCAATGATTATCGATAttattgatgtatgtatgtaagcaaagCTCGAAAATAAATTCGTTTCGGAACGAAAAGCGAGTTGAAAGCCGAACTTGTCTTtgtcgatttttgttttttcaatttgaagCTTTAAGCGACTTACTGCAGGCGACTTTCTGTGAACTACGCACACACCTACaagtgcgtgcgtgtgtgccaGTTAGAGCTGGAGCGTTGCCATATCAAAATAGAAAACGAATTTACGTcgaaatttgttgtatttttgtttttgttcacttaaatttcgttcgtattttatttttccatacattttacaaatgTTTTTCGCTTTAGAAAAATAAACGCAGTATTCGTTAGTTGAGTTTTTGGTTCTAGCATtaactatttttctttttggtttttttttttaaattgtgttcCATAATAATTTTAACCTAAAAATCGCTTAAGCAACAACTAATAcacatttgtgtatgtatgtatgtaggtgtgtgtcTGACAATTTTCGAAAGGAAacgctttaaatttttttccgttttttcttgttgtgcGCGCTCTCTCTCTCGCTTGTATTAATGGGATagcttacatttatttttagaaaaatttcaattatattctataaatatttttaatgttttttttcatgatttttttttaattctcttttaacaaaaaatttgagtggtaacaaaaattaaatgtaaattaaatagGACATAGTTTAGTTTagataatttatttgttgttcatttaattaattaaaaatacatgaaCTGCTACGTTGCCGAGTTTACGGGACTGTCTTGGCAGCATAATTGTAGGCTTATGAGCGGCTTGAAGACCGAAGCTGTTGTCGTTGGTCCTCAACttcttcatttttgttgttcttattgttgttgttgtttccgtATTCCGTTACttcataaactttaaaattataataaaaatgttcagttgatttgatttatgtttttttttgtttatttaattttatttttgtgcgAATAATTTATTCGGTGATCGTTCTTGTTGTCTCCTGAATGTAGACCTGGGAGCCGGGAACGGTGGAGGTGGTGACGAATGTGCGATGCTTGGCGCGGATCATGTTCAAGTTGGTTTCGGCGCATTCGGCACGATCTTCGGCAGCTTCGAGTTCACGTTGGAAACGGCGGACGCGGGTCACGGACTGTTGGGACATGCCCTCCTGTGGGTCGTTAAAGagggaagaacaaaaattgtgcAGATTAATGGTAAAGCTTAAGTTTTAAGGATtttaagaaagaaagaaaagtcttataaataaaaggaaaggaaaaagGAATTTATCTTCTAAACGGAGCACTGCGACTCAGTTAAAGTCAGACTAAGAAACAACttcaacgaaaatattttcctcATTTCTAGTAAGTGAGTTCTAAATATTGGAGAAGTAACGTTTCATGcactaacaaatttttaaaagatcaCTTCTAAGAGAAAGCAGAGCTCCCAAAAACTAACGCACTATCGAATATAACTTCGAACTTTGCAACAATAATGCAATGAGGACTTCCTTTGTGGAGAACTAATATGATGACTCCAACTTTCTTACTAAGTTAGTCAATAAAATCAGAGCTGTCTGGAACTTCTTTAAAGAACGAGCTAAGATTGTCCAACATATGAAAAATTTAGCCAAAGTTTTTAcaacagaaattttaaaaagaaaacgtTCTTCCAGCAAAAGAAAGCCCTCAATACACTCAATCTTTGCGATAAGATGCacaataataaagtaaatatagaaaaatgcaaccataaacatttattttatttaacttgtCTTTCATAAATTCGCCAACTAACTGGCATATCAACAATTccctatatttatttatttaccaacTTTATTTAACTACAACGGAATAAGAGTATGTTACCTGTTCGGCCAGTTGACGCTTGAACAAGTTAACCTTGGCAACCGATTTGTCCAAAGCTTCCTGCAACAAAATGATGTTCTTCTGGTCCTCTTCGCATTGTACCATGACTTCCTTGACGGTGCGTTCCTTCTTTCTCAAGATCTTGATGGTTTCGGCGTGTCTCCTCTTCTCTTCCTCCAATTCCAATTCCAAATCACGTACGCGGGCCTCCAATTTGCTGATGATGCGCTTGCTACCAGCGACAGCGTTCAGCTCAACCTCTTCCAAACGGATGGACAAGTTCTAGGCGTTTAAAAGGAGTTATGTTTTTTAAACCCAACTTGCtaggaaaatttcaatttgccaTACCTTGACTTCGACTTCCAGAGACTTCTTGATGGTTTCCAATTTGACGACACGTTCTTGTTCCTCGTGAACAATTTCAATGCTACGCTTGAGTTCAATCTAAAGTAATGTTAAGGTTTTTATAGTCTCAATTCaccattttttttctgtataagTGTTTTGTTTTCTACTAACCTGAACCTTCTGGTAGCGTTCATCGCTGATTCTCAATTCTTTGGTGACTTCTTCGTAGTCAGCGGCGACAACCGACAATTCTTGCTCCAATTTCGACTTCAACGACACCAAGTTGACGTTGACGATGCTCAGTTCATTGATGCGGGTCTGCGCCTCCTCGTACTGCAATTCAACGGTGCGCTTAGCACGCACAGTGCTGTCCAAATTCGAGCGGACTTCTTCCAGTTCACCGTTGAGGGCAGCCAAGCGGCGCTGAGCCACATTGTACTGATCCAAAGTGGCCTGCAACTGGCGTTGTATATCCTCGTAGTGTGCCTGCAATTCGGTCAATTGCAATGACTGCTTCTTAATAACCTTTTGCAAATCGATGTTGGTCTTGTTGGCCACATCCAAGGACATTTCCAGTTCGGTGATTTGCACCTGCAACTTCTTCTTGATGCGTTGTACTTCGGTCTTCAAGCGGGTCTCAGCCTCAACCACGCGAGCATTCAATTGTTCGATTTCGATGGCGGTTTGCTTGCTGCacggaaagtaaaaaaatggaattatgtATAAGTTAGGATGCATGCGGATAATAAttgaaatagttaaaaatatgtCACAATTGTGATTTGGAGATTATGGATACGCCACATAAATTACCTCATTTCTAGCTACTTTTTATTGTTACCAAATACAATGAGTACCGTTTTCGTACTTGTTCTTGACCATACTTTGAAGAACACCTGCTTATTTTGTACATAATTGTAAAGTATTTACTAAAACAGCTAGATAATTGGATTGGCAATAAACTATAATTTGAACAAATATCTGTAGTTTTTGGCCCTCTGCCTTATATACTAGTACCAGCTGTCGAAGGGAATAGTTAATTGGGAACAGTCTTTGGGGCAGTGGTGTGGTTATTCTTACTTTCTTAAACCCATTTTGGGGAGGCgaattaaatgtttaattttttatcggaAATAATAGTTCTATGGTGTAATATCTATATATGAGTTCTACGGTCTTTGAGTGAACTCCTCTTTTAAGTGACCTAATGCCGAATCTCACTTACCACTAGCATATTATAATTACGCTCTGTTTATTTCTGGAATCGATTCATTTTATTTGGTTTCTACATCTGAACTTCGGATCAGCGCGATTTTAGTTGAACTTTTTCAGTTCTACCATACGTAAACTTACTATATTAAGAGTTTTTAAGCTCCATTGGGTCGATGAGACCCAATACAATTGTTTGcggtttaaaatttattatatttgtattatttactttgttagagatttaaaaaaatattgtgcaatatttgtagttttaatCACTCCTCAAAAATAGACATTTTGGTTGATATTGTAAAAgactttgaaaatttcgaaattaaagccagattcattttaaattaaaaattttagcttCTTTTAAAATCAACacaattactttatttaaagTGAATTGAAGGTAATGATTTTAGCAAACCGTAaagaagttcatattttttataaatttcagaagttcgaattttcgaattaaaaacaaaatattattcaaaacataaatattcaaaaaagttGAATGTTTCGAATTAAGTTgtaatataaaatagttttcggaaattcgaattttcgaaatttgtaatttaaaataaataatattcgaccgagttgcttaaaatattaaatattataaatcggattctaaaaaatttcgaaattaaaataaatttcggaTGTTCGAATTTTCGTAGTtactaaaattgtattaaaaatctaaatattttaaatatatttagaattaagtcaaaaataaatttaaatttaaaataaatttcgaagttcgaattttcgaaattagaacaaaataattttccaaaactgGCGGATGTGTTTTCAACACACAAATCGATCATTTTGCATATTAGATATTTCTTTTACATTCAATCATCAAAAATACATTGTCTTCAATATGTAAACTTCGAAAACACAAAGTTCAAAAAAGTATCTTTCACTTCAAAGGTGTTAGCCAATAAAAAGATAAAGCGGTTGGCAGAGAATcggtacatactcgtatatgtatatgagtatatttatatacatatgtacatatgtatgtgcaatgaAATGCCAGAACAAAGGTGATTCGAATTCTTGTGTGAACAAATATCTCAAAGTGCATACACATGTTTCCAATGCAGTCAATCAGCGAACTTGTCACAATTACTCGCATTCCAATCTGTTACTTAGGCTTTTCTGCAAGCATGCCAATGCAGACATTTACGCTGATGCATCATCCAACTAAAATTAGCTGTAAATTCGCAatgtatttaagtattttaatgcAATTGATGTTGCTATTAAAtcgcacaaaataaatattatgtaattCAATTGTAATGCTTCTTAATTTAGGTTGTGATGCCACATCGAGATTATCTCAAACGGGTTCGCTTATGACTCAGCCCCTTAGGAATGGTGGATGTTGTCAGGTTTGTACGcggtttgttatttttacttGGCAAACGTTGCACAGGTGATTGCCGCAACGGTATGTGGATATTTGGGTCGCCATAGCGACGGCAATGATGACTAGTGTGTGCAGATTTGGGATATGCTGTGGGCGATCTTTCAAATGAAGTAATGGTGATGTGATGTGCCTTAAATGGTCAAGGATGCTTGATACTTCTTAATGGGTGGGCTGCAGGCgtggatatttttttaaggataTAAGTTCGATAGTAGAGAGAGGAATTGAAATGAGAGTAAAGGAAGGTTTATCGTTGCTTTTGgagataattttttgtaattttttgttgtaaatattttaatatatagtatcTATTTGATTTCGTTTTATGCtcacatttttttggtacttaagttactaaaaaaatcgaatctctcaaaaaaaaacaaactttttccTTTTTACATTAGATTGCACAGAAATGCATACTAATCTCAAAACACCACATAACTGTaagcattatttttataattaaacattagCATCTATGTAACTAAGCATTCCGTTccgcaaattttcattttatagtgtttattttaaattttaatgctttccttcacatttgtatatattttcattaatttttctttttcttttttgcataCTAAATTTCAATCCACACTAATGTGTTTGGCTGGCAGACGGCTTTTATGTTTCATTTAGTCTGTGATTACTTTAAAATCCCTTAAACTTTTGCAgagatttatttaatttgcaaatattttttttcttgcttttagtTTATTTGTGTACGTTTCCTTTTCGCAGCGCCTGTATTTGCGCAAATTTCATTATGCTTGCGTTCGAAACTGTCATGAGGCATCACTTTGCttgcaaaacttttaaaatgtaatttttttatttaagtatttgttATTTTGAAGGACAGCAAAatacaattgaaaattaaaataaaaaaaattaaaataaaaaaattaaaattttaaaaagcgtCTCTGAAGGCCGCACGAGTAATTTTGCAATGtctttttgcttgtttatgccatttagtattgaaattttgcaaagtttgctttttgttttgaaatgttatataattatatattatatactcgcatatacatagatatgttaTTGGTTGATGCGGATCACATGGTAAGTAGGTTATATTGACACCTCGATGCAGtaaaatagttgattttttaattgaaattgaacttAATATccaagacatatgtatgtagatattaaaataattagaagatgcgaattaatttcaaatttcaaaatttgtttgaaagttcgaattttcgaaaatcgaaatttaaaaatataatattccgACTGAATTGCTTAAACTATTAAATATTGTACACTGGGctctaaaaaatttccaattaaaaaaaatcggatgtttaatattttaattgaaaaaaaaaattaatgtaataaaaaataaataaatttaattgggTCTCTTCCATAAATAATGTAATTAAATCAGAGTTGAGTACTACGTATGGTAtactttggatttttttttctgtttaatttgtaaaagtaattaaagtttACCGTGATATGTTAGCAACagcgataaaaaataatatgaaaaaaaagtattttttaataatttatttagttataatatttcagccatatttattaaaataatttttttttatccgaAAATTGTTTCCATTGCTCTGTAAATCATAAATTCTCTCTATTCTAAaggtattttagaaaaaaatatcaaatatcgaattttcgaaatagcagttttttatttttatcattatgcCAAAATTTGGAATTTGCAGAAATCTTGTGATTATAAAGCAGTTCAAAGTTTTTGCACAAATACATTCTCAGGaataatgttaaaatatttatggacatttaaaaaaaattgttaaaacctaaaatattgttttcgaatttcgaaaacgGTTTTTTCGTACTTAGTTATTCTTACAAATagtttatttaatgtttttataagaaaaaattacatatttaagtatattttcaaaacctatttcaaatgttgcattttcgaaatagtagtttttgaaatttgtcacctaaaatttgaatttttaaggatATCATTATGTTAAAAAGCAATATCGAGATTTATACAAGCCCATTTTCagagaaaatgttaaaatgtttatagacatttcaaaaaaatttaaaaaaatctcaaaaatcgTTCTCGATTTTCGAAAACTGTTTTTAATACTTAGTTATTCTAAAAATGCTTTCTCAAATGTTTTAGAAttaatttgaagctactcaaaaatattttcaattaaagttTTAAGTGTTTGTAGAATCGTATAATATCAGCTAGACTAGCGAAAAATGGAAAATGGTTGTCTCATGGAGAGATcgttttaaaacaatttcatcTCTTAGAATATTGTTAGTAAAGTTTGGACAGAGATAATTAAatattctgaatttttttttcgcctactttgaatttttttccatatttcgaaaaaaataaatttttaataatcaattttttgatataaataaaatatttatttgtaccattaaagttttttttgaaaacaatttcgtCTCTTAGGATATTGTTAGTAAAGTTTGGACAGACATAAtgaaatattatggaattttttttactactttgaatttttttctatatttcgaaaaaaaaaaaaatttaataaacaattttgaaaaaaaaaaaattttttctttgtaaaaaaatgtgagGAGTATGTGCATTAGACTTacgttttttcaacaaattaaatgcaaaattaaaaaaaaattaaaaaattatatttttggcgTTATTGgggttttaaaaaaatctaaagtctTTCACCTATAGTTTCTTTCAAAAAACCTATActttcttaagaaaaaaataagtttgaaatttttaatagttcTTAGAAATAATCTATCCAAAGCTTTATGATTTCTAACCTACTAATTTCTATATGCCCTTCTGTCTTTACCTTtctcaaaaaagaaaattaaaataatcaataattCAGCCATCTGCTCATAAGAAATAAGTACGTAAGCACCTATAACGGAAGTATATGCATAATTTACCCAATAATATGAGCAAATCAGCTGCATTGACAAACGACCCTATAAATCACAAAAGTTCTGTGCGTTTCGCTCGATATATGCATTGCCGTTAATTACGACTATGATCGATTGCACTGTCAGCGTTCATCATCTTCATTTACTTAGCGATTTCACCGACTGGCCGATCGAATAGATCTTCTACTCACGccattaatatatttgtttgtgtagtAAATATGAAGGCACTGCAGCCCATTTCttcttaaacaaataaatttggtaTTTGAACGCAAGCTTCCCAAAAACTTGTAGCTtttaaaaactacaacaacaaaaatgcatgaaaaactgcttgtttaaatttatttagttttttttcttaaaatttctgcGTTGAACAATTCAATGCGCTTGTTGCCAAAAATACAGCAAACGCAAATTCtgattttgtttgtatttctttaatttttgttttaaattttagtttgtttttcacAACCCAAAGCCAGAAATGTTGCGGCGAACTGCTCGACGCTGGTTTTGCGTTAATTTTAtgcgaaaaaaaacaattttgcaaaTAGATGAGTGAGaaaatattgcgaaaataaAGAGACAAATgcattgaattgaaaatttaatcattttaattgaaaaacagCAAGAAATTATGTTCGTAAATGTGTActtgtgtgtgtaagtatgtgcaCTTTAATGTGACTTTTAAAGATTTATAGGTGTTTGTGTAGATATGTACAGATGTAAATTTGTGTACGGCCGCGTCCTAAAAGCTATTTCATGCATTTGAatgttaaataatttgcaactATGCGCCTAACCGCGCTAAGCAGGCGGTAGGCCGTGCGCTAGGGAAGATTTGcaaagtgttttgttttttcgaaATGTAATTTTTAGGTGTCTGCAAACTTTTGGTGGATGAGTCCCAGTTTAAATAGATTAACTGATGTGGAGTTTAAATTGGTGTATAATGGAAACCCTTGCCCACAAACGCTAGTACGTGGAGAACTTACGCAGCGCACGCCAAACTTGCGCTCCAGCACAGCCACTAAGCTTGCTCACTCAATACGACGACTACAAAATTTTGCTAACAAACTAACACGCCACATACTTAACCTTCTCAAAACTCACTTTTCGAGTTTGTGCGTTCTTTAGACCCGTTCTTTAGACCCTACCCTATCTTTACTCGTACCCATACTTGTAGTGAAATTAATAATGTTGCCAATATATATAGGAATAGTCCTTCAATTTGGGATGTGTACGCATTACTTTGCGACATATCCAACACTTATCATCTATGCCACACCTTGAGTCCGCATAAAATTCGACCGTCTTCTGATTGAGCGTCGACAACTGACGCTTAACATTATGCAATGATGAGGAGACGCGATGATCGAGCTTATCGACCAGACGTTCGTCCATCAATTCGATGTGATAGGCATGCGATGAGATGCGACTCTCCGGTGAACCGGAGCGTGCACGACTCGCAGCACGACTTGCACGCACCAAGGTCTGTGCGAGGAAGTCCTCCTCTTCACGTTTCGAAGTCTTGATATTACGCTCGGATTCCGAGATGAGCGCCTGTGCTATGGCCGTGGCGGATTTGCCACGAATCGAGCGTTTAAATTCGTCCGTCATGCGGGCACAATCATTATCCAACTCCATTCTACGTATgcgttgtaatatttttaaagtgtctTGACGTATTAGATCCTCTAAATCCTGTTGACGGCGACGACGACGTTCACGCGAGCGTTCAATTACCGTATCGGGTTCTATATGCTTGTGAACACGCGCTGCGTCG from Bactrocera tryoni isolate S06 chromosome 5, CSIRO_BtryS06_freeze2, whole genome shotgun sequence includes these protein-coding regions:
- the LOC120776849 gene encoding paramyosin, short form isoform X2 — its product is MALTYRLRPSRTRHLATHAYEDNYGYTMNFYQPMLDYLDAKTKKLNVDPPHLPWSSERGLRQYRPSNPVRRYDADEVLRLSRACAHRADEILLDFRVRKRTPFSVIKLADAARVHKHIEPDTVIERSRERRRRRQQDLEDLIRQDTLKILQRIRRMELDNDCARMTDEFKRSIRGKSATAIAQALISESERNIKTSKREEEDFLAQTLVRASRAASRARSGSPESRISSHAYHIELMDERLVDKLDHRVSSSLHNVKRQLSTLNQKTVEFYADSSKQTAIEIEQLNARVVEAETRLKTEVQRIKKKLQVQITELEMSLDVANKTNIDLQKVIKKQSLQLTELQAHYEDIQRQLQATLDQYNVAQRRLAALNGELEEVRSNLDSTVRAKRTVELQYEEAQTRINELSIVNVNLVSLKSKLEQELSVVAADYEEVTKELRISDERYQKVQIELKRSIEIVHEEQERVVKLETIKKSLEVEVKNLSIRLEEVELNAVAGSKRIISKLEARVRDLELELEEEKRRHAETIKILRKKERTVKEVMVQCEEDQKNIILLQEALDKSVAKVNLFKRQLAEQEGMSQQSVTRVRRFQRELEAAEDRAECAETNLNMIRAKHRTFVTTSTVPGSQVYIQETTRTITE